The window AGCCCATCCTGATTACCCAACCGGCGAGAGCACCGGATTTTATACGGGGAGCGATTTTTGTATAGGAATTTTGCTCTCAAAAAACTTTACCCAAAATGGAAGAATTGGTATCAAAACGAAATATATTTACGAAAATCTTTACATTTATTCAGGTGCCACCCTGGCTGTTGATTTTTCACTTGCTTATATGAATGAAATAAGTGGCTTGAGTTTGGGTGCAACAAACATCGGTGGAACCATAAAAATTGCCAATGAAACAGTTAATCTCCCGGCGAAATTGAGTGGGGGCTATTACCGAAAGTTCGGACTGCTAACCCTCAGTGGCGATCTCCATTATCTGGTAAATACCTCTTCCTTTGAATCATCCTTAGCAGCGGAGTTGGAACTCAGTAAAAAACTTATGACCGGATTCGCAATAAACTATCGTGATCAAGTGTTCCCCGGGTTTTACCTAGGTATCACTCATAATCTACTCCACATCAACTATGGTGCCTCTCTTTATCCTTACAATCTGGGTATGGTTAATAGTGTTGGTATTGGAGTTTCATTTTAATAAATCATGAATGGCGGACTCTACCTCGACTTTGAGAAACCGGTTATTGAACTAGAGAAAAAAATTGAAGAATTAAAGAAACTCAGTGGAGTGGAAGATGAAATTGAAAGACTCCAACAACAAGCGGAAAGACTTAAAAGGAAAATATTCTCCAATCTAACTCGCTGGCAGCGTGTTCAACTGGCACGCCACCCCCGACGTCCATATGCAGTGGATATCATCAATCTCATCACTAAAGACTTTATTGAATTACACGGCGACCGGCGGTTCAGTGACGATCCGGCAATCGTCGCTGGTTTAGCGAAAATTGATGAACATTCAATCGCAATTGTCGCCCAGCAAAAAGGTCGTGATACAAAAGAAAAAATTAGACGGAATTTCGGTATGCCCCATCCTGAAGGTTACCGCAAAGCCTTGCGAATAATGAAGATGGGAGAGAAATTTAACTTGCCAATTTTGAGTATTGTAGATACTCCCGGCGCGTATCCTGGAGTAGGTGCAGAAGAACGAGGTCAGTTTGAGGCAATTGCTTATAACCTTTTTGAATGTGCGCTCTTAAAAGTTCCCATCGTGGTGGTGATACTGGGTGAAGGTGGATCGGGTGGTGCTCTCGCAATCGCTCAAGGTGACCGGGTTCTAATGATGGAAAACGCAATCTACTCGGTTATTTCTCCTGAAGGTTGTGCTTCCATCCTATGGCGTGATGCTTCAAAAAATAAAGATGCTGCTGAGGCATTAAAATTAACTGCCCAGGATTTACTCCAGTTTGGTATTATTGATGAAATAATT is drawn from candidate division WOR-3 bacterium and contains these coding sequences:
- a CDS encoding acetyl-CoA carboxylase carboxyltransferase subunit alpha is translated as MNGGLYLDFEKPVIELEKKIEELKKLSGVEDEIERLQQQAERLKRKIFSNLTRWQRVQLARHPRRPYAVDIINLITKDFIELHGDRRFSDDPAIVAGLAKIDEHSIAIVAQQKGRDTKEKIRRNFGMPHPEGYRKALRIMKMGEKFNLPILSIVDTPGAYPGVGAEERGQFEAIAYNLFECALLKVPIVVVILGEGGSGGALAIAQGDRVLMMENAIYSVISPEGCASILWRDASKNKDAAEALKLTAQDLLQFGIIDEIIPEPLGGAHTDYQKTAENIKAAVLRNIQELQMIPTDELITKRIEKYRKMGVYKE